In the Nitrospirales bacterium LBB_01 genome, one interval contains:
- a CDS encoding TRAP transporter large permease subunit, whose protein sequence is MENFFSSADFNSLNISEYQSEWICSYLLNDEIFSKVDNKELARLLPHIVVKSFKSGQTIYTQRQHAQYLYMVVTGDIKVFSDVSSMTIGSNGKIGVESCSDLTHYVTCATVLSDATVLMIPRDKIDALKVNKEIKGAFILYLLENFAGNSVAVEEDAQPSSVKAVVTKDKDKVPLSKVVGWVCVVIFSPLALWQSYVQGLDLNAIFVVGTLTATIFMWIFKLVDEFVPGIFALLAFLCIGVAPPEVVLSGFTSDGFFLAMSVLGLGTVIVISGLSYRIILWLILKLPKTQFVMNLILIFTGIVLTPIIPTANGRIALLSPFLKNIIETCKLMNGEHASSKLAFSTFTGATLLSGMFLTSKSVNFVVLGMMPAQVQEEFQWMSWLVASFVTGIIMLTLVYAAAQLTYRNQEKITVSTEQIRMQLRLLGSLSLQEWSAIAGILFFMLGILTYSLHKIQPPWIGLSILYGLLLFGCLKKKDFREKVDWPFLIYLASVVGIIQTMKAVGINSLIAKHLSMLIPYMHYNFGVFVLILTVIMFVMRIVMPINAAIVLIAAVFMPLADIAGLNSWLVGFIILVLGEMWVFPYQCSYYMQFHDMNVKDKTYDEKSFLRLNMLVNILKLAAIYVTIPYWKMRGLL, encoded by the coding sequence TTGGAAAATTTTTTTTCATCAGCTGATTTCAACTCTTTAAATATATCTGAGTATCAAAGTGAGTGGATATGTTCGTATTTGCTTAACGATGAGATATTCTCAAAGGTTGACAATAAAGAACTTGCCCGGCTGTTGCCCCACATTGTAGTTAAATCTTTCAAAAGCGGACAGACTATTTATACCCAAAGGCAGCATGCCCAGTACCTTTATATGGTAGTTACTGGTGATATAAAGGTTTTCTCTGATGTTTCCTCTATGACAATTGGCAGTAATGGGAAAATAGGTGTAGAGAGCTGCTCAGACCTCACTCACTATGTCACGTGTGCAACTGTACTTTCCGATGCGACGGTTTTAATGATTCCGAGGGACAAAATTGATGCCCTTAAAGTCAACAAGGAGATTAAAGGTGCTTTTATCCTTTACCTGTTAGAGAATTTTGCAGGTAACAGTGTAGCTGTAGAGGAGGATGCACAACCGTCAAGTGTAAAAGCTGTTGTCACAAAAGATAAGGACAAAGTACCACTGAGTAAAGTTGTCGGTTGGGTTTGTGTCGTTATATTTTCTCCTTTAGCTCTGTGGCAGTCTTATGTACAAGGTCTGGATTTAAATGCAATCTTTGTTGTCGGAACATTAACTGCAACCATATTTATGTGGATCTTCAAGTTGGTTGATGAGTTTGTTCCAGGGATTTTTGCATTATTGGCTTTTTTGTGTATAGGGGTAGCGCCTCCAGAGGTTGTCCTGTCTGGTTTCACCTCCGATGGTTTTTTTCTTGCTATGAGCGTTCTTGGTTTAGGCACTGTTATTGTAATATCAGGTCTAAGTTACCGCATTATACTTTGGCTTATATTGAAACTGCCTAAAACTCAATTTGTCATGAACTTAATTTTAATATTCACAGGAATTGTGCTGACGCCTATTATACCAACCGCTAACGGCAGAATTGCTCTGTTAAGCCCGTTTCTTAAGAACATTATTGAAACCTGTAAATTAATGAACGGGGAACATGCCTCATCAAAACTTGCATTTTCAACATTTACGGGAGCTACCCTGCTTTCAGGTATGTTTCTGACCAGCAAGTCGGTTAATTTTGTGGTTTTGGGTATGATGCCGGCTCAAGTACAGGAGGAGTTTCAGTGGATGTCATGGCTTGTTGCCTCTTTTGTAACCGGAATAATCATGCTTACCCTCGTCTATGCTGCCGCTCAATTAACTTACAGAAATCAAGAAAAAATAACTGTTTCCACCGAACAGATTCGAATGCAGCTCAGACTCCTTGGCTCTCTGTCCCTACAGGAGTGGTCGGCCATAGCAGGAATACTTTTTTTCATGCTGGGGATTTTAACGTACTCTTTGCATAAGATACAACCTCCGTGGATTGGATTGTCAATTCTCTACGGGTTGCTGCTTTTTGGGTGTCTTAAAAAGAAAGATTTCAGGGAGAAGGTTGACTGGCCGTTTTTGATTTACCTTGCCTCAGTTGTTGGAATAATCCAAACGATGAAAGCTGTAGGAATTAACAGCTTGATAGCCAAACACCTTTCAATGTTGATTCCTTACATGCACTATAATTTTGGTGTTTTCGTCCTTATTCTGACTGTCATTATGTTTGTTATGCGTATAGTTATGCCAATTAACGCTGCGATTGTTCTAATAGCAGCCGTGTTTATGCCGTTAGCTGATATTGCCGGACTTAACTCATGGCTTGTTGGGTTTATAATTTTAGTTCTTGGCGAGATGTGGGTGTTTCCTTATCAATGTTCCTACTACATGCAGTTTCATGATATGAATGTAAAAGATAAAACATATGATGAGAAATCGTTTCTGAGACTTAACATGTTGGTTAATATCCTGAAATTGGCAGCGATTTATGTCACTATCCCGTACTGGAAAATGCGAGGACTGCTATGA
- a CDS encoding HAD-IA family hydrolase, with product MSIQEVRAALWGDEKNPHGHITHVLLDMDGTLIDKYFDDYFWKHLVPQIYSEKQDISFGKATEQILALYKHHEGTLNWTDIDFWSEQLGLDIPALKEQVRHLVDVHPHVEDFLKVLIKRKKQVVLTTNAHYKTIAFKMKKTALGKYFDKVITSVDMGVPKEYEGFWINAQQTLGFNKKDVLFIDDTLEVARSAASYGLRYVLLKNMASSREITTNNSELLSIDNFSELLPE from the coding sequence ATGAGCATACAAGAGGTAAGAGCAGCCCTATGGGGAGATGAGAAAAACCCTCATGGACATATAACTCACGTGCTTTTAGACATGGACGGCACTCTCATTGACAAATACTTTGACGATTATTTTTGGAAACACCTGGTGCCTCAGATATACTCCGAAAAACAAGATATTAGTTTTGGCAAAGCAACAGAGCAAATCTTAGCTCTTTACAAACATCACGAGGGAACCCTCAATTGGACTGATATTGACTTTTGGTCAGAGCAGCTGGGGCTTGATATCCCTGCCCTTAAGGAACAAGTTCGTCATCTTGTCGATGTGCACCCGCATGTTGAGGATTTCCTCAAAGTGCTTATTAAGCGTAAGAAGCAGGTGGTGCTGACAACAAATGCGCACTATAAGACAATAGCGTTCAAAATGAAAAAGACCGCCCTCGGTAAGTATTTTGATAAAGTAATAACCTCTGTTGATATGGGTGTTCCAAAGGAATATGAGGGATTTTGGATAAATGCACAGCAAACGCTTGGGTTTAATAAAAAAGACGTACTCTTTATTGATGACACTCTTGAGGTAGCCCGTAGTGCAGCAAGCTATGGTCTTAGGTATGTGCTGTTAAAAAACATGGCAAGCTCAAGGGAGATAACAACTAACAACAGCGAACTGCTCTCCATTGACAACTTTAGCGAACTCTTACCGGAGTAA
- a CDS encoding phosphoribosyltransferase encodes MTVSDENLQLLRKIGAVIENSHIVYTSGRHGRVYINKDAIYPHTNLISSLCKLFAEHFANDGVEVVIAPAIGGVILSQWTAHHLSEITGREVFSVYAEKTEEDGFVIKRGYDKIVAGKKVLVMEDVLTTGGSVKKVIEAVANLGGEVIGLGVLCNRGGIKPGEVANPPKLFTLINVTLESWDEATCPLCVQNVPVNTDVGKGREFLVKKSS; translated from the coding sequence ATGACAGTATCTGATGAAAATTTGCAGCTGCTTAGAAAAATCGGAGCAGTGATTGAAAATAGCCACATTGTTTACACATCGGGAAGACATGGTAGAGTCTATATTAACAAGGATGCTATTTATCCTCACACAAATCTGATCTCGAGTTTGTGTAAACTGTTTGCAGAGCATTTTGCGAATGACGGCGTAGAAGTAGTGATTGCTCCGGCTATTGGAGGCGTCATCCTTTCGCAGTGGACGGCACATCACTTGTCGGAAATAACAGGACGTGAAGTCTTCAGTGTCTATGCTGAGAAGACCGAAGAGGACGGTTTTGTTATCAAGCGCGGCTATGACAAAATCGTCGCTGGAAAGAAAGTGCTTGTGATGGAGGATGTGCTTACTACAGGCGGTTCTGTTAAGAAGGTGATTGAGGCGGTTGCCAATCTCGGTGGCGAAGTTATCGGTCTTGGAGTCCTTTGTAACCGCGGCGGTATCAAGCCTGGTGAAGTGGCAAATCCTCCAAAACTCTTTACGCTTATCAACGTGACGCTTGAGTCGTGGGATGAGGCAACCTGCCCGCTATGTGTCCAAAACGTTCCAGTAAACACAGACGTAGGCAAAGGCAGGGAATTTCTCGTTAAGAAATCAAGTTGA
- a CDS encoding glycosyltransferase — protein sequence MNAAVTGGVVVLIPAYNPDVTLLTVVTELADFGFEHLIVVDDGSSPECAGVFDKLKTLQQCSILRHAKNLGKGRALKTGFNYFCLNYPDSIGIVTADADGQHLPADIVKVSTSLCEHQNKLILGARAFTKDIPFRSYMGNVITRYVFWLLIGKKFSDTQTGLRGIPLEMVKGILDLGGERYEYEVNMLIYTKIKHVPIVEEPISTVYIENNRSSHFNPLYDSMKIYFLLIRFAFSSLFASLLDFILFTILYKLTASILISFWTARFSAGTLNFFINKQIVFKNSSSAAVTLVKYITLTLTLGTVSFLLINFLAGNLGINVFIAKVTVEVVLFLVSFSAQRDFIFYEEADL from the coding sequence TTGAATGCGGCTGTTACGGGCGGGGTTGTTGTTCTGATACCCGCTTATAATCCTGATGTAACACTTTTAACTGTAGTGACTGAGCTTGCGGATTTTGGTTTTGAGCATCTGATTGTAGTTGATGACGGCAGCAGCCCTGAGTGTGCCGGTGTTTTTGATAAATTAAAAACTCTACAGCAATGCAGTATTTTAAGACACGCAAAGAATCTCGGAAAAGGACGCGCTCTTAAAACCGGATTTAATTATTTTTGTCTGAATTACCCTGATTCAATCGGCATCGTTACGGCAGACGCAGACGGTCAACATCTGCCTGCGGATATTGTCAAAGTAAGCACATCACTTTGTGAGCACCAAAATAAGCTGATTCTTGGCGCAAGAGCATTTACTAAAGACATACCTTTTAGAAGCTACATGGGTAACGTTATAACAAGGTATGTGTTTTGGCTGCTTATAGGCAAAAAATTTTCTGACACTCAAACCGGTCTCAGAGGGATTCCGCTGGAAATGGTTAAAGGGATTTTAGACCTTGGCGGTGAACGATACGAGTACGAGGTCAACATGCTTATCTACACCAAAATCAAGCATGTGCCGATAGTTGAAGAGCCAATATCTACCGTCTATATTGAAAATAACCGATCATCACACTTTAACCCGCTTTATGATTCTATGAAAATCTATTTTTTGCTGATAAGATTTGCTTTCTCATCACTCTTTGCAAGTCTATTAGATTTTATTTTATTCACTATATTGTACAAATTAACCGCAAGTATTTTAATAAGTTTTTGGACGGCAAGATTTTCGGCAGGCACTTTAAACTTCTTTATTAATAAACAAATTGTCTTTAAAAACAGTTCTTCTGCGGCAGTTACTTTGGTAAAATATATCACATTGACTCTTACTCTTGGAACGGTTTCATTTTTGTTGATTAATTTTTTGGCAGGTAATTTAGGGATTAACGTGTTTATTGCTAAAGTGACTGTTGAGGTTGTATTGTTTTTGGTGAGTTTTTCCGCCCAGCGGGATTTTATTTTCTATGAAGAGGCAGACCTTTGA
- a CDS encoding phage holin family protein, whose protein sequence is MSILGLWLVLSGAILLAAYITPGVRIRGITTSLIVSFLLAVLNLILKPILIILTLPINILTLGLFTFIINAFIIVIIDKMVEKFKVDGFFWAILYGIVLTIVTSILRHVFEV, encoded by the coding sequence ATGAGTATTTTGGGTCTATGGCTTGTGTTGTCAGGCGCCATATTGTTAGCAGCTTATATAACGCCGGGGGTCAGAATACGCGGCATTACGACGTCATTGATAGTGTCTTTTCTGCTTGCAGTTTTAAACCTGATACTAAAACCAATTCTGATTATCCTGACTCTTCCTATTAATATCCTGACCCTTGGATTATTCACCTTTATTATAAACGCCTTTATAATCGTTATTATTGACAAGATGGTTGAGAAGTTCAAGGTGGATGGGTTTTTCTGGGCAATACTTTACGGAATTGTTTTAACTATAGTGACTTCAATTTTAAGACACGTTTTTGAAGTTTAG
- the pyrF gene encoding orotidine-5'-phosphate decarboxylase — protein MEIKDRIIVALDVDSLEQAKALVESLAPHVGCFKVGLELLTAIGAPQVLEFVHSLGGQVFYDGKFADIPNTVGAAAKAVAGLQVKMFTVHASSGVEAMMSAVANRGTSLVLAVTVLTSLDESNAHLIFGAPTKSKVLQLARDAKLAGCDGIICSPQELELIGSQKELSGLMKITPGIRPKWAAVGDQKRIMTPSEAIKAGATALVIGRPITKPPAVVGSPINAVKRIAEEISAVL, from the coding sequence ATGGAGATAAAGGACAGGATTATAGTGGCTCTGGATGTGGATAGTTTGGAGCAGGCAAAAGCTCTTGTAGAAAGCCTTGCTCCACACGTAGGATGTTTCAAAGTAGGGCTTGAATTGCTCACAGCTATTGGCGCTCCGCAGGTCTTGGAGTTCGTCCATTCGCTGGGTGGTCAGGTTTTCTATGACGGCAAGTTTGCCGACATCCCAAATACCGTAGGCGCTGCGGCTAAGGCAGTCGCCGGATTACAAGTAAAAATGTTCACTGTCCATGCCTCCTCAGGTGTTGAAGCAATGATGTCTGCTGTTGCCAACAGAGGTACTTCTCTCGTTTTGGCAGTGACAGTGCTTACCTCACTTGATGAGAGCAACGCCCACCTGATTTTTGGCGCTCCGACCAAGTCAAAGGTGTTACAGCTGGCGCGTGATGCAAAGCTGGCTGGTTGTGACGGAATCATTTGCTCACCGCAGGAGCTGGAGCTTATAGGCTCACAGAAAGAGCTTAGCGGTTTGATGAAAATCACGCCGGGCATTCGTCCTAAATGGGCTGCTGTCGGAGACCAGAAAAGAATTATGACTCCCTCTGAGGCAATAAAGGCTGGAGCAACGGCTTTGGTCATTGGCCGCCCCATAACCAAACCGCCTGCTGTGGTCGGTTCACCCATAAATGCAGTTAAGCGAATTGCCGAGGAAATCTCAGCGGTTTTATAA
- the queF gene encoding NADPH-dependent 7-cyano-7-deazaguanine reductase QueF, producing MLYGEKAITEAELEIWENPNPEKDYEISISFNEFTCLCPRSGYPDFATINIVYVPDKFIVELKSLKLYLNSFRNMAISHEKSSNLIFDTIKEKLAPRYLQVIGDFNPRGNVKTIIKVETSTVTSST from the coding sequence GTGTTGTATGGTGAGAAGGCAATAACTGAGGCAGAGCTTGAGATATGGGAAAACCCAAACCCCGAGAAAGACTATGAAATATCAATATCCTTTAATGAGTTTACGTGCCTGTGTCCTCGTTCAGGGTATCCTGATTTTGCCACTATTAATATAGTCTATGTGCCGGATAAGTTCATTGTTGAGTTAAAATCACTAAAGCTATACCTTAATTCATTTAGAAATATGGCTATTTCGCATGAGAAATCGTCTAATTTGATATTTGACACTATTAAGGAAAAACTAGCGCCGCGCTACCTTCAAGTTATCGGAGATTTTAATCCCAGAGGTAATGTTAAGACTATAATAAAGGTGGAAACATCCACCGTGACATCCTCAACATGA
- a CDS encoding phospholipid carrier-dependent glycosyltransferase, giving the protein MNHRTSGTQTDTQKHRGAYYAILLLCAFLLRSVLAVLVEGYPNDIACFKGWAIHSASAGLSDFYSGMVFADYPPGYIYVLYVVGKIREFFSLDYSSAWFLFIVKLPQLVSDIVLTHIVFVLSRKYLSLKSSYALAAIYAFNPAIVINSAPWGQVDSFYTLTVVIFVLLAVQKRFLPASLACAFAVLVKPQALMFAPLWLFAHLNKPVKVKTLILNAVYAFAFFVALVIPFSLHKEPLWIVHHYAATLSSYPYATFNAFNLFALTGGNLSPVTDSFFLLSYNTWGLIFITLTVIFTFFIYTKRKDSAALICCALLIVSSTYVLGPKMHERYLYPALALALLTYVYLKDKRFLFIFAGFSVTLFINEASVLDYGIREIFFIPADDPVLMIISAANVLLLLYLFKIGYELIREPAEKSLSPLLPLQVEKQYNGFTKKDYILAGILVLVNAVLLIYNLGSMSTPQTYWKPKTAGEGVYFDFGSEKEIAKTCFFSGLGDGKYALKYSNDLTSWRSAPDLEQKAVFEWRCADTHVKARYMKLTVKNPGSQFYEIAFVSLKTGKVIPIKNVIPFKLNSESSNMALNIADEQDKVTEKPSYFNSTYFDEIYHARTAYEHLHGINYYETTHPPLGKLFIALGIWAFGMNPFGWRIVGALFGIATIFVIYAFGLRLFKSSRYAFISTFLMTFDFMHFTLSRIATIDVYAVFFIALMYYFMYIYISESSGSGKNLLIPLALSGLSFAFGISVKWICVYAGVGLAVLFFYSLFLRYKDFGIKNGMIFKTIGFAMVFFVIIPLIIYSLSYLPVKSEGRTWPATAILNQKDMYDYHTNLKAAHPYSSQWYSWPLMMRPLWAYSGGDYLPKDEVKTITIMGNPAVWWLSIPAFSLMLLMVYRQRRISIGVIVVTVGFLAQYLPWILVPRLTFIYHFYASVPFLIFSITYVIMWLEEQSPKRYKLLTYSYLIIVFVLFVMFYPVLTGVTVSRAYVDTWLRWFNSWVFFS; this is encoded by the coding sequence ATGAACCATCGTACATCCGGCACTCAGACGGATACGCAGAAGCATAGAGGCGCTTACTATGCGATTTTACTCCTCTGCGCCTTTTTGCTTCGCTCCGTGCTGGCTGTTTTGGTTGAAGGGTACCCTAATGATATAGCATGTTTCAAGGGCTGGGCAATACATAGCGCAAGCGCTGGTCTGTCGGATTTCTACTCAGGCATGGTCTTTGCCGATTATCCACCTGGTTATATCTATGTATTGTATGTGGTTGGAAAAATTCGTGAGTTTTTTTCACTTGACTACAGCTCAGCATGGTTTCTGTTTATTGTCAAACTGCCACAGTTAGTGTCGGATATTGTTTTAACTCACATTGTGTTTGTTTTATCAAGAAAGTATTTGTCGCTTAAGTCCTCGTATGCGTTAGCCGCCATTTATGCCTTTAATCCGGCTATTGTTATAAACTCCGCTCCATGGGGACAGGTCGATAGTTTCTACACTCTTACGGTTGTGATTTTTGTTTTGTTAGCTGTCCAAAAAAGGTTTCTACCGGCATCCCTTGCATGTGCATTTGCAGTGCTTGTAAAACCTCAGGCTCTGATGTTTGCTCCGCTTTGGCTGTTTGCTCACCTAAATAAACCGGTTAAAGTAAAAACACTTATTCTTAATGCTGTGTATGCTTTTGCGTTTTTTGTTGCCCTTGTCATACCGTTTTCCTTGCATAAGGAACCACTGTGGATAGTGCATCATTATGCAGCAACCCTGTCATCGTATCCGTATGCCACATTTAATGCTTTTAACCTGTTTGCACTGACTGGCGGAAATCTCAGCCCTGTAACAGATAGTTTTTTTCTGCTCTCTTACAACACCTGGGGGCTTATTTTTATTACACTGACTGTAATATTCACTTTCTTTATTTACACTAAAAGGAAAGATTCAGCCGCCCTTATTTGTTGTGCATTATTAATTGTGTCGTCAACATACGTGCTTGGCCCTAAAATGCACGAAAGATACCTCTACCCCGCACTTGCGCTGGCTCTCCTTACATATGTCTATCTAAAAGACAAAAGATTCCTATTTATTTTTGCAGGATTCAGTGTCACGTTATTTATTAATGAGGCATCTGTGCTTGATTACGGCATAAGGGAAATATTTTTTATTCCAGCGGACGATCCGGTTCTCATGATAATCTCGGCGGCAAATGTCCTCTTGCTGCTATATCTGTTTAAAATAGGTTATGAATTAATCAGAGAGCCCGCTGAAAAATCACTTTCTCCACTGCTGCCTCTTCAGGTTGAAAAACAATATAACGGATTTACAAAAAAAGACTATATTTTAGCTGGCATTCTGGTTTTGGTTAATGCTGTCTTACTTATTTATAACCTTGGCTCCATGTCAACACCTCAGACATACTGGAAACCAAAAACAGCCGGTGAGGGAGTATATTTTGATTTTGGCAGTGAAAAGGAAATTGCTAAAACGTGTTTTTTTTCAGGACTTGGCGATGGGAAATATGCGCTTAAATACTCAAACGATTTAACCTCATGGCGTAGTGCCCCTGATTTAGAACAGAAGGCGGTTTTTGAATGGCGCTGTGCTGACACGCATGTTAAGGCAAGATATATGAAGCTTACAGTAAAAAATCCCGGCTCACAGTTTTATGAAATAGCTTTTGTAAGCTTAAAAACTGGTAAGGTAATCCCAATTAAAAACGTAATCCCGTTTAAGTTAAATTCGGAATCCTCCAACATGGCTTTAAACATTGCCGATGAGCAGGACAAAGTTACTGAGAAGCCTTCATATTTTAACAGCACATATTTTGATGAGATTTATCACGCAAGAACTGCCTATGAGCACCTGCACGGCATTAACTACTATGAAACCACACACCCGCCGCTTGGCAAACTGTTTATAGCTCTTGGCATATGGGCTTTTGGAATGAACCCGTTTGGATGGCGGATTGTCGGCGCTCTGTTTGGCATTGCCACTATATTTGTTATATATGCCTTTGGTCTTAGGCTTTTTAAAAGCTCAAGATATGCCTTTATCTCTACTTTTCTAATGACCTTTGACTTTATGCACTTTACATTGTCGCGTATTGCCACTATTGACGTCTATGCGGTGTTTTTCATTGCTCTGATGTATTACTTTATGTACATTTACATATCTGAAAGTTCTGGTTCCGGTAAAAATTTATTAATACCGCTTGCTTTAAGCGGATTGTCATTTGCTTTTGGGATTTCTGTTAAGTGGATTTGTGTGTATGCGGGCGTTGGGCTTGCTGTTTTGTTTTTTTATTCGCTGTTTTTGAGATATAAGGACTTTGGTATTAAAAACGGTATGATATTTAAAACAATCGGTTTTGCAATGGTGTTTTTCGTAATAATTCCCCTAATAATCTACTCGTTGAGTTATTTGCCTGTTAAGTCAGAGGGCAGAACATGGCCTGCCACTGCGATTTTAAATCAAAAGGATATGTATGACTATCACACAAATCTAAAGGCAGCTCATCCATACTCATCACAGTGGTACTCGTGGCCGCTAATGATGCGTCCGCTTTGGGCATACTCCGGTGGGGATTATCTGCCAAAGGATGAGGTTAAAACCATAACGATAATGGGAAATCCTGCTGTTTGGTGGCTCTCAATTCCTGCATTTTCACTTATGCTTTTGATGGTTTATCGGCAAAGGAGAATATCTATCGGTGTAATTGTAGTTACAGTTGGATTTTTAGCTCAGTACCTGCCTTGGATTTTAGTTCCGAGGCTAACATTTATCTATCATTTTTATGCATCGGTTCCGTTTTTAATTTTCTCCATAACGTACGTAATCATGTGGTTAGAGGAGCAAAGCCCAAAGAGATATAAGCTACTCACATACAGTTATCTTATTATAGTGTTTGTACTGTTTGTCATGTTTTATCCGGTACTCACCGGCGTCACAGTCAGTAGAGCATATGTTGATACGTGGTTAAGATGGTTTAATAGCTGGGTGTTTTTTAGTTAA